The Tenacibaculum sp. MAR_2010_89 genome has a window encoding:
- a CDS encoding AraC family ligand binding domain-containing protein: protein MKVASFLKNIKFNKMKPAVSLLLDTDFSKEIRVVFEKGQTMEDHQAPFAIIVQVVKGCIAFGVNEEEKLLNTGDIISLKPHVVHNLTAIEESIVRLSLSKSDTVNRVKNV, encoded by the coding sequence ATGAAAGTAGCCTCATTTTTAAAAAATATAAAGTTTAATAAAATGAAACCAGCTGTTTCATTACTGTTAGATACTGACTTTTCAAAAGAAATACGAGTTGTGTTCGAAAAAGGTCAAACCATGGAAGATCATCAAGCCCCATTTGCAATCATAGTTCAAGTAGTAAAAGGATGTATAGCTTTTGGAGTTAATGAAGAAGAGAAACTACTAAATACTGGTGATATCATTTCATTGAAACCACACGTAGTTCATAACCTTACTGCAATAGAGGAAAGTATTGTTCGATTATCTTTATCAAAATCAGACACAGTAAATAGAGTAAAAAACGTTTAG
- the deoC gene encoding deoxyribose-phosphate aldolase — MQINKYIDHTLLKPTATEKEIIKLCNEAKKHNFSAVCVNGSYVQLAKQELENSTIKIAAVVGFPLGAMSTETKVFEAKNAIKNGASEIDMVINIGKLIDGEYEYVENEISQIKKIIEKHTLKVIFENCYLNTEQIKIVTQLAVNAKADFIKTSTGFGTDGAKFEDVSLMKNIAKGKIEIKAAGGIRNIEIAKKYINFGVTRLGTSSGVSLVTDGITNKSQY; from the coding sequence ATGCAAATAAACAAATATATAGATCATACATTATTAAAGCCAACAGCTACAGAAAAAGAAATTATCAAGCTATGTAATGAAGCTAAAAAACACAATTTCAGCGCAGTATGTGTTAACGGATCTTACGTACAATTAGCTAAACAAGAATTAGAAAATTCAACTATTAAAATTGCTGCAGTAGTTGGTTTTCCTCTAGGTGCTATGAGTACAGAAACAAAAGTATTTGAAGCTAAAAATGCTATTAAAAATGGAGCTTCAGAAATTGATATGGTTATTAATATTGGAAAATTAATAGACGGAGAATATGAGTATGTAGAAAATGAAATAAGTCAAATAAAAAAAATCATTGAAAAACATACCTTAAAAGTAATTTTTGAAAACTGTTATTTAAATACTGAACAAATAAAAATTGTTACCCAATTAGCTGTTAACGCTAAGGCTGATTTCATTAAAACCTCAACAGGTTTTGGTACTGACGGTGCTAAGTTTGAAGATGTTTCTTTAATGAAAAATATAGCTAAAGGTAAAATAGAAATTAAAGCAGCTGGTGGTATAAGAAATATAGAAATCGCTAAAAAATATATTAATTTTGGGGTTACTCGCTTAGGTACTTCATCTGGAGTTTCTTTAGTTACCGATGGTATAACAAATAAAAGCCAGTACTAA
- the hemN gene encoding oxygen-independent coproporphyrinogen III oxidase, which translates to MSSLIQKYNIPGPRYTSYPTVPYWDNETFSKKKWIATFKQSFIESNTSEGISLYIHLPYCESLCTFCACHKHITKRHEVEQPYIDTVLKEWQLYVNLINETPIIKEIHLGGGTPTFFSKKELKRLISGLFKNAKKHPNHEFSFEGHPNNTTKEHLQTLYDLGFTRVSYGVQDYNLKVQEAIHRVQPFENVEKATRLAREIGYTSISHDLVFGLPFQTKENVIHTIKKTKELEPDRISFYSYAHVPWVKGVGQRGFNEQDLPKNEEKRELYELGKQLFANMGYAEIGMDHFALPSDSLYKATEEKTLHRNFMGYTANKTQLMIGLGMSSISDSWYGFSQNVKTVKEYQQLVNNGEIPVFRGHLLSKEDLIIRQHILNIMCHFETSWKEESLHIKNISKHIEKLEEMITDGLVSIKNNTLSVPEKARPFVRNICMAFDKKLHKKQPDTKLFSMTI; encoded by the coding sequence ATGAGCTCATTAATACAAAAATATAACATTCCAGGACCTAGATATACTAGTTATCCTACTGTACCTTATTGGGATAATGAAACATTTTCAAAAAAGAAATGGATCGCTACATTTAAACAATCATTTATTGAAAGTAATACTTCAGAAGGTATCAGTTTATATATACACCTTCCTTATTGTGAAAGTCTATGTACCTTTTGTGCATGTCATAAGCACATAACCAAACGTCATGAGGTAGAACAACCATATATTGACACCGTATTAAAAGAATGGCAACTCTATGTTAATTTAATAAATGAAACCCCTATTATAAAAGAAATTCATTTAGGTGGAGGAACTCCAACTTTTTTTTCCAAAAAAGAATTAAAACGTTTAATTAGTGGTCTCTTTAAGAATGCAAAAAAACACCCAAATCATGAATTTAGTTTTGAAGGACATCCTAACAATACAACAAAAGAACACTTACAAACTCTTTACGATTTAGGATTTACTAGAGTTAGTTATGGTGTACAAGATTATAATTTAAAAGTACAAGAAGCCATTCATAGGGTTCAGCCCTTTGAAAATGTAGAAAAAGCTACTCGATTAGCTCGTGAAATTGGTTATACATCTATTAGTCATGATTTAGTGTTTGGTTTACCTTTCCAAACTAAAGAAAATGTAATTCATACAATTAAAAAAACCAAAGAATTAGAACCTGATCGAATTTCTTTTTACAGTTATGCTCATGTTCCTTGGGTAAAAGGTGTTGGTCAACGTGGTTTTAATGAACAAGATCTTCCAAAAAATGAAGAAAAGCGAGAACTTTATGAGCTAGGGAAGCAGTTATTTGCAAATATGGGTTATGCAGAGATTGGTATGGATCACTTTGCTTTACCTAGTGATAGTTTATATAAAGCTACAGAAGAAAAAACTTTACATCGTAATTTTATGGGGTACACCGCTAACAAAACCCAATTAATGATTGGTTTAGGCATGTCTTCAATTTCAGATTCTTGGTATGGATTCTCTCAAAATGTAAAAACAGTAAAGGAATATCAACAATTGGTCAATAATGGTGAAATTCCTGTTTTTAGAGGTCATCTTTTATCAAAAGAAGATTTAATTATTCGCCAACATATATTAAACATTATGTGTCATTTTGAAACTTCTTGGAAAGAAGAATCCCTTCACATAAAAAATATTTCAAAACATATAGAAAAACTTGAAGAGATGATAACAGATGGTTTAGTAAGTATTAAAAATAACACATTATCTGTTCCTGAAAAAGCACGTCCTTTTGTTCGCAATATCTGTATGGCTTTTGATAAAAAACTACATAAAAAACAGCCAGATACTAAACTATTTTCAATGACTATCTAA
- the deoD gene encoding purine-nucleoside phosphorylase has product MSIHIEAKKGEIAETVLLPGDPMRAKWIAETFFDNSICYNTVRGMLGFTGYYKGKKISVQGTGMGIPSTLIYCSELITKYDVKNLIRVGSAGSYQKDVKIRDIVIAMAASTNSGLNKMRFNGADYAPTANFELFQRAVQEATKRNISLKAGNVLSSDEFYADKFDSYKKWADYGVLCVEMETAGLYTIAAKYNVKALSILTISDSLVTKEKTTADEREQTFKEMIEIALNVV; this is encoded by the coding sequence ATGAGCATACATATAGAAGCTAAAAAAGGAGAAATAGCAGAAACTGTTTTGCTACCAGGTGACCCTATGAGAGCCAAATGGATTGCTGAAACATTTTTTGATAATTCTATTTGTTATAACACCGTACGCGGCATGTTAGGTTTCACAGGATATTATAAAGGTAAAAAAATATCTGTACAAGGAACAGGTATGGGAATTCCTTCTACTTTAATTTATTGTTCAGAATTAATTACTAAATATGATGTTAAAAATCTTATACGAGTTGGTTCAGCTGGATCTTATCAAAAAGATGTGAAAATTAGAGATATTGTAATTGCAATGGCTGCTTCTACAAATTCTGGATTAAATAAAATGCGCTTTAATGGTGCTGATTATGCCCCTACTGCAAATTTTGAATTGTTTCAAAGAGCCGTACAGGAGGCAACAAAAAGAAACATTTCATTAAAAGCTGGAAACGTGTTAAGCTCTGATGAGTTTTACGCAGATAAGTTTGATAGTTATAAAAAATGGGCTGATTATGGTGTGCTTTGTGTTGAAATGGAAACTGCTGGTTTATATACAATAGCAGCTAAATATAATGTTAAAGCACTATCTATTTTAACAATTTCTGATAGTTTGGTTACGAAAGAAAAAACTACAGCTGATGAACGAGAACAAACATTCAAAGAAATGATAGAGATAGCCTTAAATGTAGTATAA
- a CDS encoding CcoQ/FixQ family Cbb3-type cytochrome c oxidase assembly chaperone — MLKFVKNHLESITGIEIYPMISLTIFFTFFVVLFWWVYTAKNEYISKVSQLPLDN, encoded by the coding sequence ATGTTAAAATTTGTAAAAAATCACCTAGAGAGTATTACCGGAATTGAAATTTACCCAATGATTTCATTAACCATTTTCTTTACCTTTTTTGTAGTACTGTTTTGGTGGGTATATACTGCCAAGAATGAATATATAAGTAAAGTAAGTCAATTACCATTAGATAATTAG
- a CDS encoding heavy metal translocating P-type ATPase metal-binding domain-containing protein, producing MESKKCFHCGNKCEADTITINEKSFCCNGCKTVYEIFSDNDLTCYYDFQNSPGAIPEEIKGKYDFLTNNDIVEKLIEFNDGNIQVVNMYIPHIHCSSCIWILENLHKLQKNITTSQVNFPKKTVRITYNATNTNLKEVVLLLSSIGYEPYISLEDYEVGKKQVNRSLLYKLGIAGFAYGNVMFLSFPEYFEVSEFWLEQYKSVFRWLMFAFSLPVILYASQDYFVSAYKGIRTKILNIDVPIALGLLVLFIRSTVEIVFNIGTGFFDSLTGLVFFLLLGKFFQQKTYNFLSFERDYKSYFPIAVTQITKDGKEENTQIYNIKKGDRLLIRNQELIPVDGILINGNAQIDYSFVTGEANPVSKKSGDKIFAGGKQLYGSIEMEVLNSVSQSYLTQLWSNDVFQKDKNSTFKTLTDSIGKNFTIAVLSIAFVTTLFWFFYDPSKALNVFTAVLIIACPCAIALAAPFTLGNLLRIFGKRKFYLKNATVIEQLATINSIIFDKTGTLTTNKENNITYDGIALNSEQKSILKSSLRSSNHPLSRMLYTSFKNEENISIDNYHEYIGKGIETSYQQTTLKIGSSSFVQDKSESTNLDTSVHISINDVYKGKFLFKNAYRKDVEPVFSSLKNNYELAVVSGDNEGEKKYLQNFLPSITTLLFNQKPEDKLNYINGLQQQNKKVMMVGDGLNDAGALAQSNVGIALSENINVFSPACDAILDASKFHQITNYIKASKTAIKIIKYCFLLSLSYNVVGLYFAVTGQLKPVIAAILMPLSSISIVLFTTIATNILGRKIK from the coding sequence ATGGAAAGTAAAAAATGTTTTCACTGTGGTAACAAGTGTGAGGCAGATACTATTACTATTAATGAAAAATCATTTTGTTGTAATGGTTGTAAAACTGTTTATGAAATTTTTTCAGACAATGATTTAACCTGCTACTACGACTTTCAAAATAGTCCTGGAGCTATCCCCGAAGAAATTAAAGGGAAATATGACTTTTTAACTAATAATGATATTGTTGAAAAGTTAATAGAGTTTAATGATGGCAATATTCAAGTTGTAAATATGTACATCCCTCATATACATTGTAGTTCATGTATATGGATTTTAGAAAACTTACACAAACTTCAAAAAAACATAACTACATCTCAAGTTAATTTCCCTAAAAAAACTGTTAGAATTACCTACAACGCAACTAACACAAATTTAAAAGAAGTTGTTTTATTATTAAGTTCAATAGGATACGAACCCTATATTAGTTTAGAAGACTATGAAGTAGGTAAAAAACAAGTAAATAGAAGTTTATTATATAAGCTTGGAATTGCTGGTTTTGCTTATGGAAATGTAATGTTTTTATCTTTTCCTGAGTATTTCGAAGTCTCTGAATTTTGGTTAGAACAATACAAAAGTGTTTTTAGGTGGTTAATGTTTGCTTTTTCATTACCCGTTATATTGTATGCCAGTCAGGACTATTTTGTTTCGGCTTATAAAGGAATACGTACAAAAATATTAAATATTGATGTTCCTATTGCTTTAGGTTTATTGGTATTATTTATAAGAAGTACTGTAGAAATTGTTTTCAATATAGGTACAGGTTTTTTCGACAGTTTAACCGGACTTGTATTTTTCCTTTTACTTGGTAAGTTTTTTCAGCAAAAAACATATAACTTTTTATCCTTTGAGCGAGATTACAAATCTTATTTCCCTATTGCTGTAACACAAATAACTAAAGATGGTAAAGAAGAAAATACTCAAATTTATAACATAAAAAAAGGAGACCGATTACTAATAAGAAATCAAGAATTAATTCCTGTAGATGGTATTTTAATCAATGGAAATGCGCAAATAGATTATAGCTTTGTTACTGGTGAAGCCAATCCAGTTTCAAAAAAATCGGGAGATAAAATATTTGCAGGAGGAAAACAACTTTACGGAAGTATAGAGATGGAAGTTTTAAATTCTGTTTCTCAAAGTTACTTAACTCAATTATGGAGTAATGATGTATTTCAAAAAGATAAAAACTCTACTTTTAAAACTTTAACCGATAGTATTGGTAAAAACTTTACCATTGCAGTACTATCCATTGCTTTTGTAACTACACTATTTTGGTTTTTTTACGACCCAAGTAAAGCTTTAAATGTATTTACCGCTGTTTTAATAATTGCTTGCCCTTGTGCAATTGCTTTGGCAGCTCCATTCACCTTAGGTAATCTATTACGTATTTTTGGCAAACGAAAATTCTATCTTAAAAACGCTACAGTTATTGAGCAACTGGCAACTATTAATAGCATAATTTTTGATAAAACCGGGACTTTAACAACTAACAAAGAAAATAACATTACTTATGATGGAATAGCATTAAACAGTGAACAAAAATCAATATTAAAAAGCTCTTTAAGATCATCAAATCATCCATTAAGTAGAATGCTTTATACTTCTTTTAAGAACGAAGAAAATATATCTATTGATAATTATCATGAATACATAGGAAAAGGTATTGAAACTTCTTACCAACAAACAACATTAAAAATTGGATCATCCTCTTTTGTTCAAGATAAATCAGAATCTACGAATCTAGATACTTCTGTTCACATTAGTATAAACGATGTATATAAAGGTAAATTTCTTTTTAAAAATGCTTATAGGAAAGATGTTGAACCAGTATTTTCTTCTTTAAAAAATAATTATGAACTAGCTGTAGTGTCTGGTGATAATGAAGGTGAAAAAAAATATTTACAAAACTTTTTACCCTCAATTACAACATTACTATTCAATCAAAAGCCTGAAGATAAATTAAATTATATTAATGGTCTTCAGCAACAAAATAAAAAAGTAATGATGGTTGGTGATGGATTAAATGATGCTGGAGCCTTGGCCCAAAGTAATGTTGGGATTGCTCTTTCTGAAAACATTAATGTATTTTCTCCTGCCTGTGATGCTATTTTAGATGCTTCAAAATTTCATCAGATAACTAATTACATTAAAGCCTCAAAAACTGCTATTAAAATTATAAAGTACTGTTTTTTGTTATCTTTATCTTATAACGTAGTAGGTCTTTACTTTGCTGTAACTGGGCAACTAAAACCAGTAATAGCTGCTATTTTAATGCCTTTGAGCTCAATAAGTATAGTACTATTTACAACTATTGCAACAAATATATTAGGACGAAAAATAAAATAA
- a CDS encoding DUF3667 domain-containing protein: MNCISCNHEHDEKFCPNCGEKKNVEKITFTSMFNYAFLSVANMDKGFLFNVKTLIINPKKVVLEYIHGKRKGVLNPISFLIITISIYLIVEGIFRVPKTINEVGVNDLVFRKIGNAGGRFIREFLKFFWIFSIIPLSFFTKLVFGKYNYSEHLAISSFVVGQATLFGLLSYMVFKSPLLLDPIVYFFIIILLYRVFVGKNNKVEIVTLSIISVFLFFFTLFLSTLLIGFLKVKYSFF, encoded by the coding sequence ATGAATTGTATTTCATGTAATCATGAACATGATGAGAAATTTTGTCCTAATTGTGGAGAGAAAAAGAATGTAGAAAAAATAACATTTACATCAATGTTTAATTACGCATTTTTATCAGTAGCTAATATGGATAAAGGATTTCTGTTTAATGTAAAAACATTAATTATAAATCCCAAAAAAGTTGTTTTAGAATATATTCATGGAAAGAGAAAAGGAGTTTTAAATCCAATATCATTTTTAATTATTACAATTTCGATTTATTTAATTGTTGAGGGGATATTTAGAGTACCGAAAACGATTAATGAAGTTGGTGTAAATGATCTAGTATTTAGAAAAATAGGTAATGCAGGAGGAAGGTTTATAAGAGAATTTCTTAAGTTTTTCTGGATATTTTCAATAATTCCTTTAAGTTTTTTTACAAAATTGGTTTTTGGAAAGTATAATTATTCTGAGCATCTAGCAATTAGTTCATTTGTTGTTGGTCAAGCTACTTTGTTTGGATTGTTAAGTTATATGGTTTTTAAAAGCCCTTTATTACTTGATCCAATAGTGTATTTTTTTATAATAATTTTATTATATAGGGTTTTTGTAGGAAAAAATAATAAAGTTGAGATAGTTACCTTATCTATTATTTCTGTTTTTTTATTTTTTTTCACTTTGTTTTTATCTACTCTTCTCATAGGTTTTTTAAAAGTCAAGTATTCATTTTTTTAG
- a CDS encoding cbb3-type cytochrome c oxidase N-terminal domain-containing protein, whose amino-acid sequence MKKYFQSLAYISFIAITFFAIVKAIMSYENPFSLYENPLVWIALVALILVVLLKELVNIVAQQKAEELQLEKDGIKHEEVDHWAWAKDLITKWTQAKAIEEEGEIELDHNYDGIKELDNNLPPWWLYMFYATMIFGVIYLVKYHVFNGDNQIVEYEKSVAIAKRELAAFKSTSKEAIIDMETVTVLTDESDLNRGKAVFNLNCAACHLKDGGGGIGPNLTDKYWILGGGIKNVFKTISKGGRDGKGMVAWGKTLKPKDIQKVSSYVLSLQGTTPAKAKAPQGDLYEEE is encoded by the coding sequence ATGAAAAAATATTTTCAATCATTAGCATATATCTCTTTTATAGCTATTACATTTTTTGCTATAGTTAAAGCTATAATGTCATACGAAAATCCTTTTAGCTTGTATGAAAACCCTTTAGTTTGGATAGCTTTAGTAGCATTAATTTTAGTAGTTCTTTTAAAAGAATTAGTAAATATTGTAGCTCAGCAAAAAGCTGAAGAACTTCAATTAGAAAAAGACGGAATTAAGCATGAAGAAGTTGATCATTGGGCTTGGGCTAAAGATCTTATTACTAAATGGACTCAAGCTAAAGCTATTGAAGAAGAAGGTGAAATTGAGTTAGACCATAACTATGATGGAATTAAAGAACTAGATAACAACTTACCGCCATGGTGGCTATATATGTTTTATGCTACTATGATTTTTGGAGTTATCTATTTAGTAAAATACCACGTTTTTAATGGTGACAATCAAATTGTAGAATATGAAAAATCTGTTGCTATAGCAAAACGTGAATTAGCAGCCTTTAAATCTACCTCTAAAGAAGCTATTATTGATATGGAAACGGTTACTGTTTTAACAGACGAAAGTGATTTAAATAGAGGAAAAGCCGTATTCAATTTAAACTGTGCTGCTTGTCATTTAAAAGATGGTGGTGGAGGTATTGGCCCTAACTTAACCGATAAATATTGGATTTTAGGTGGAGGTATAAAAAATGTTTTCAAAACTATTTCAAAAGGAGGTAGAGATGGTAAAGGTATGGTAGCTTGGGGAAAAACATTAAAACCTAAAGATATTCAAAAAGTTTCTAGTTATGTTTTATCATTACAAGGAACAACTCCTGCCAAAGCCAAAGCTCCTCAAGGAGATTTATACGAAGAAGAATAA
- the ccoN gene encoding cytochrome-c oxidase, cbb3-type subunit I gives MEMQQFYYDNKIVKKFIYATLLWGIVGFSVGLLLAFMFLFPNITDGISWLSFGRLRPLHTNAVIFAFVGNAIFAGIYYSLQRLLKARMANDFLSNFNFWGWQLIIVAAAITLPLGYTSSKEYAELEWPIDIAIALVWVAFGVNMIWTIMKRRQRHLYVAVWFYLGTFVTVAVLHIFNSLALPVGFLKSYSVYAGVQDALVQWWYGHNAVAFFLTTPFLGLMYYFVPKAANRPVYSYRLSIVHFWSLIFIYIWAGPHHLLYTSLPEWAQNLGVAFSVMLIAPSWGGMINGLLTLRGAWDKVRTDPVLKFMVVAITGYGMATFEGPMLSLKNVNAIAHFSDWIIAHVHVGALAWNGFLTFGMLYWLIPRMFKTKLYSTALANFHFWIGTLGIIMYALPMYVAGFVQASMWKQFNPDGTLTYGNFLETVNEIIPMYWMRAIGGSMFIVGAFVMLYNVIKTVKSGSDVTDDLAEAPALTKVSKHRTGSETWHTWLERRPIKLTIYATVAILIGGVIQIIPTLLVKSNIPTITSVKPYSPLELEGRDLYIREGCVGCHSQMIRPFRSEVERYGEYAKAGEFVYDHPFLWGSKRTGPDLLRIGGKYSDSWHLNHMYDPQSTSPGSIMPSYKWLMRSKLDKSSTEGKMKAMVSLGVPYTDEEIANAQANMDAQGMKIQENLHADPDFAKNYASDKQYAQENGFEFIEMKDREIVALIAYLQRLGTDIKVKDVQDQLSSKK, from the coding sequence ATGGAAATGCAACAATTTTATTACGATAATAAAATCGTAAAAAAATTCATCTATGCAACGTTACTCTGGGGGATTGTAGGGTTCTCAGTAGGTTTGCTTTTGGCTTTTATGTTTTTATTCCCAAATATTACTGACGGAATCTCATGGTTAAGTTTTGGTCGTTTACGCCCATTGCATACCAACGCAGTAATTTTTGCCTTTGTAGGAAATGCAATTTTTGCAGGTATTTATTACTCACTACAAAGGTTATTAAAAGCAAGAATGGCTAATGATTTTTTAAGTAATTTTAATTTTTGGGGGTGGCAATTAATTATTGTTGCTGCGGCAATAACATTACCTTTAGGGTATACATCATCAAAAGAATATGCTGAACTAGAATGGCCTATTGATATTGCTATTGCATTAGTTTGGGTAGCTTTCGGTGTAAACATGATATGGACCATTATGAAAAGAAGACAGCGTCATCTTTATGTAGCTGTATGGTTTTATCTAGGTACTTTTGTTACTGTAGCAGTTCTTCATATTTTTAACAGTTTAGCATTACCTGTAGGCTTTTTAAAAAGTTACTCAGTATACGCTGGGGTTCAAGATGCTTTAGTTCAATGGTGGTATGGACATAATGCAGTAGCATTTTTCTTAACAACTCCATTTTTAGGATTAATGTATTACTTTGTACCTAAAGCTGCTAACAGACCTGTATATTCTTATAGACTATCAATTGTTCACTTCTGGTCGTTGATATTTATTTATATCTGGGCAGGTCCTCACCATTTATTATATACTTCATTACCTGAATGGGCTCAAAATTTAGGAGTTGCTTTTTCAGTAATGCTTATAGCTCCTTCTTGGGGAGGTATGATTAATGGTTTATTAACTCTTCGCGGAGCATGGGATAAAGTACGTACAGATCCTGTTTTAAAGTTCATGGTAGTAGCTATTACTGGGTATGGTATGGCAACCTTTGAAGGACCAATGTTATCGTTAAAAAACGTAAATGCAATTGCCCACTTTAGTGACTGGATTATAGCACACGTTCACGTTGGAGCTTTAGCATGGAACGGCTTTTTAACCTTTGGTATGCTGTATTGGTTAATACCTCGTATGTTTAAAACAAAATTATATTCTACAGCTTTAGCTAACTTCCATTTTTGGATTGGTACGCTAGGTATTATTATGTATGCTTTACCAATGTATGTTGCTGGTTTTGTTCAAGCTTCTATGTGGAAACAATTTAACCCTGACGGAACATTAACTTATGGTAATTTTTTAGAAACTGTCAACGAAATTATACCAATGTATTGGATGCGTGCTATTGGAGGTAGTATGTTTATTGTTGGGGCATTTGTAATGTTATACAACGTTATAAAAACAGTTAAATCTGGTAGTGATGTGACAGATGATTTAGCAGAGGCACCAGCCTTAACAAAAGTATCTAAACATAGAACTGGTAGTGAAACATGGCACACTTGGTTAGAAAGAAGACCTATTAAGTTAACTATTTATGCTACTGTAGCAATCTTAATTGGTGGTGTTATTCAAATTATACCAACCCTTCTAGTAAAATCAAACATTCCAACTATAACGAGTGTAAAACCTTATAGTCCTTTAGAATTAGAAGGTAGAGACTTATATATACGTGAAGGTTGCGTTGGATGTCACTCACAAATGATTCGTCCTTTTAGAAGTGAAGTAGAACGTTATGGAGAGTATGCTAAAGCTGGAGAGTTTGTATATGATCACCCATTCTTGTGGGGTAGTAAACGTACTGGTCCTGATTTATTAAGAATTGGGGGGAAATATTCTGATAGTTGGCACTTAAATCACATGTATGATCCTCAAAGTACATCACCTGGTTCTATTATGCCTAGCTACAAATGGTTAATGAGAAGCAAATTAGATAAATCTAGTACTGAAGGAAAAATGAAAGCAATGGTAAGTCTTGGTGTTCCTTATACTGATGAAGAAATTGCTAATGCACAAGCTAATATGGATGCTCAAGGAATGAAGATTCAAGAAAATTTACATGCTGACCCAGATTTTGCAAAAAATTACGCATCTGACAAACAGTATGCTCAAGAAAATGGTTTTGAATTTATTGAAATGAAAGATAGAGAAATTGTTGCTTTAATCGCTTATTTACAACGATTAGGTACAGATATTAAAGTAAAAGATGTTCAAGATCAATTAAGTTCTAAAAAATAG
- the ccoS gene encoding cbb3-type cytochrome oxidase assembly protein CcoS — MSVIYLLLSLSILVAIVFFIAFIVSVKKGQYDDSYTPSVRMLFDDELVNEEKINN, encoded by the coding sequence ATGAGCGTTATTTACTTACTACTTTCACTAAGTATTTTAGTGGCTATTGTTTTCTTTATAGCATTTATTGTTTCCGTAAAAAAAGGACAGTACGATGATTCGTACACACCTTCTGTTCGTATGTTATTTGATGATGAATTAGTTAACGAAGAAAAAATTAACAACTAA
- a CDS encoding FixH family protein gives MKLNWGTGIVISIIAFMSFIMYFVITMSTKQGYNHDLVTEKYYQKELDFQQNIEATKNAKRLKNNITINKSKEGLIINFPKDFDYKKIKGKMFLYRPSNKQLDFEIPLSLSNTYLLVPENRLLGGRWNITISLQYKGRNYLFKEELIY, from the coding sequence ATGAAACTAAACTGGGGCACGGGTATAGTAATATCAATCATCGCTTTTATGAGCTTTATAATGTACTTTGTAATTACAATGAGCACAAAACAAGGGTATAATCATGATTTAGTAACTGAAAAATATTATCAAAAAGAATTAGATTTTCAGCAAAACATTGAGGCTACAAAAAATGCTAAAAGATTAAAAAACAACATTACTATAAATAAATCTAAAGAAGGCTTAATTATTAATTTCCCTAAAGATTTTGACTACAAAAAAATAAAAGGTAAAATGTTTCTATACAGACCATCTAATAAACAATTGGATTTCGAAATACCACTTTCACTTTCCAATACATATTTGCTCGTGCCTGAGAACCGTTTATTGGGTGGTCGATGGAACATTACCATAAGTTTGCAATACAAAGGTAGAAACTATTTATTTAAAGAAGAACTTATTTACTAA